CCGTTGCGCGTTCTCAGCCGGTGGCGTAGGCCGGTTCTCAGGCGCACAGGAGTTCAGGTGATGGAAGACGAGATCGTGAGTTGCACCAGCTGCGGCTGGACGGTCCTGACGATCAAGCCAAAGTCGATCGTCGTCCACGCCGGACCCAACGGGGAATCGAGCGAATTTCTCACCGGCCCGGGCTCCGATCTGGTGGGCGTCAAATGCCCGAAGTGCCGGGTGATCGGCGCGACCGTGTCCGCCGACCGGTTCCGCCGCTAGGCATGCGCGCCACCGCTCTGATCGTGGGTTTGAGCCTCCTGACCGCCTGCGGCCCGAAGCCGCCAGGAGAGGCCGCTGCGCCCCCGCCGCCGGAGGCGACGCCCGCGGAAAAGCAGGCCCTGCTGGCCGCCCTGCCCGCGCCCTACAACACCGGCGATCTGAAGAACGGCGAGATGCGCTTCGCGCTCTGCCGGTCCTGCCACACGATCGCGCCGGGCGGCGCGAACATGACCGGTCCGAACCTCTACGGCGTGTTCGGTCGTAAGGCCGGGACGCATCCGGATTTCAACTACTCGCAGGTGGTGAAGGCCGCGGGCTTCACCTGGGACGCCGAACACCTGGACAAGTGGCTGGCTGATCCTCGGGGCTTCATGCCAGGCACGAAGATGAGCTTTGCGGGCCTGCGCGACGAGAAGGATCGCGTCGATCTGATCGCTTATCTGAAGGTCGAGACCGGCTACGCGCCCTAGCGGTCTTCCGGGGGAATCTCTCGCAAACGGGCCGAGAATTCAGCAATGGCGTCTCGTTCGTAGCTCAAACCCACGCGCTTGGTCGAGGGCGGCCGTTCGCTTACCGAGAGGCCAGGGCGCCATGGTCCCGCCGGGCGGATCGGCCGCGGCGTAAAGCCGCCGCCGCAGTTGGGGCAGACATTGAAAAGCACCTCTTCGACGCACGTGGCGCAGAAAGTGCATTCATAGGTGCAGATGCGCGCGTTGGTCGCCGCCGGCGGCAGGTCGACATCGCAGCACTCGCAGTTGGGTCGAAGCTCCAGGGCCATCGGGCCTACTCCGCCGGATGACCTTCGATGTAGCGCTCGTCACGCTCATAGGCCTCAAGCTGCCGGGCGTTAGCCTCCGGCGACTTCGTGAAGCGCGCCAGGAGATTGTAGAACACCGGCACGATGAAGAGAGTCACGAGGGTCGCGAAAATCGCCCCGAAGAAGATCGTGACGCCGATGGTCTTGCGGCTTTCACCGCCGGCGCCGCCCCAGAGAATCAGCGGAATGGCCCCGGCCGCAGCCGAGATCGATGTCATGACGATCGGGCGCAGCCGAAGGGTGGCGCTCTCGATGACCGCCTCGCGGATCGAGCGGCCCTCGTCGCGCAACTGGTTGGCGAATTCGACGATCAGAATGCCATTCTTGGCGGCGACCCCTACGAGAATGATCAATCCGATCTGGCTGTAGGTGTTCATTGTGGAGCCGGCGAGCAGCAGACCGAACAGGCCGCCAAGCGCCGCCACCGGCACAGTCAGCATGATCACCGCCGGGTGGATCCAGCTTTCGAATTGGGCGGCGAGCACCAGGAACACCAGAAGAAGCGCGACGCCGAAGGCCACGCCAACCGAGCCTGAACCCTCGAGGAAGTCGCGCGCCAGCCCGCCCCATTTGAAGCTGACCGAAGTTGGCTGCTTGGCGATCTCGGCCTTGAAGAAATCGACCGCCTCACCGACAGAATAGCCCGGATTCAGTTGCACGGAGAGCGTGATCGACCGCATCCGATCGACCCGCGGACGGTTGGCCGTGTCGCCCGTCACCTGGGTGGTCACCAGCGACGACAGGGGTACGGCGATGCCAGAGGCCGACCGGACATAGACGCGTTTTAGGTCACCCTCCGACTGCCGTTCAGCGCGATCGGTCTGCAGGATGACATCGTATTCCTGGCCGTTCTTGATGTAGGTCGTCACCTGGGCCGAGCCGAACAGGGTCTGCAGGGCCTGGCCCACGGCGTTGGCCGAGACGCCGAGCGCGGCGGCCTTATCGCGGTCCATCGACACCAGAACCCGCGGGCTGGTCGGTTCGTAGGCCAGGCGCGCCCGCGCCATGCCGGGATTGTCCTCCGCCGCCGCAAGCAGCGGTTTGATCTTGGCTTCGATCTGCGGATATTCATTGCCGAGCACGATCAGGTCGAGGTTGGCCCCGCCGCCCGGCCCGCCGCCGCGTTGAATGCTGGGCCGCACGCTGGCGATGACTCGAGCGCTGGTGATGTCGGCGAAGTCGCGGTTCAGCTGCGCGGCCAGTTCCTGCGATTTCACCTTGCTGTCATGCGGCAGTTCCACGTTGCCGCCGCCGGTGTTGAACTGGTTCTGCCCGAAGCTCGGCTGTGAGAAGAAGTAACGGCTGATCTCGCCCTTGTCGTAGAGCGCCTTGGCGCGACGCTCGACCTCGAGCACCGCACGGGTTGTGTAGTCGAAGCCCGATCCTTCGGGCGCCTGGAAGTTGAAGTCGACGCGCCCACGGTCTTCGAGCGGCACCAACTCCTTGGGCAGCTTCATGTAGATCAGGCCCGCGCAGCCCATCAGGGCCACCACCAGGAGGCTGGTGATCACCGCCGTCGCGCGGTGGCCCAGCATGTCCTGCAATGACCGCTCATAGGACCGCCGGACCGCGTCCACGGCCCTGTCGACGTTGCGTGCGAGCCACCCGCCGCCGGTGGCCGGACGCAGCAACTTGGAGGCCAGCATGGGCGACAGGCTGAGCGCCATGAGCGCCGAGAAGAACACCGCCCCGGCGACCGCAACCGCCAGCTCGACGAACAGGCGGCCGATATAGCCCGGCATGAACATCAGCGGCGCGAAGACCGCCATCAGCACCGCGGTCGTGGCGACGACGGCGAAGAACACCTGGCGCGCGCCACGCTCAGCGCCGAGCAGGGGCGGCTCTCCGTCGTCGATACGGCGCTGGATGTTCTCGACGACCACGATCGCGTCGTCGACGACAAGGCCGATCGCCAGGACCAAGGCCAAGAGGGTCAGGAGGTTAAGCGAGAACCCAAGGGTCGCCAGGACAATAAAGGTCGACAGGATACAGATCGGCGCGACGATCGTCGGTATCAGCGCCGCGCGCCAGGATCCGAGGAACAGGATGTTCACCAGGGCCACGAGGCCAAGCGAAATGCCCATGGTGATCCACACCTCGTGCAACGCCTCTCGTGTGAACTCGGTGTTGTCGACGCCGGCGACCAGCTTCATGCCCTTGGGCAGGGTCGGGATGATTTCGGCGACCGTGTTGTTCACATCGGTGGCGATCTGCAGGTCGTTGGCCTGCGACTGCCGTTGGATCGCCAGACCGACCTGGTTCATGCCGTTGGCGCGGAACAGGCGGCGCGGCTCGTCGGCGCCTTCCTCGATCCGGGCGATATCGCCGAGACGGACGATGTAGTCGGCGTTGTTCGTCGAGGACTGCACCTGCGGCAGCGCCCCCGCCGCGGCCCCTGCACCGGCCGTGCCGAGGGCCGCCGAGACCTGGGTGTTGACGCGGTTCGGTAGCGCGATCGGCATGAGCGCGAACTGGTCAGGACGCGAGTAGCCGCGCGCGACGCGGACCGTGAAGTCCTTGTCCTTCGCTTCGAGGGAACCGGCGGGAAGCTCCAGATTCTGCGTCGTCAGCGCGGTCTGCACGTCCTGGACGGTGACCCCGCGCGCGGCCATGGCCTCCGGGTCGAGCCAGACGCGCATGGCGTAGTTCAACGCGCCGGCGACATTGACCTGGGCGACGCCCGGCACCGTCGACAGACGCTCCACCAAGTAGCGGTTGGCGTAATCCGTCAGCTGCAGCCGGTTCAGCGTCGTGGAGCTCAGCTGCAGGATCATGATCGGCTGGGCGTCTGCGTCGGCCTTGGCGATCTGCGGCGGATCGGCCTCGATCGGCAGACGCGAGGTGACACGGCTGACGGCGTCGCGGACGTCGTTGGCCGCCTCGTCCAGATTGCGGTCGAGGGTGAAGGCGACGTTGATCCGCGAGGTCCCGTCGCGCGACGAGGAGTTGACCCGGTCGATGCCCTGGATGCCGGAGACCTGGCGCTCGATCACCTCAGTGATCCGCTCTTCGACAACCTCGGCCGAGGCGCCGCGGTACGTCGTGCTCACCGAGACGCTGGGCGGGTCGATGTTGGGCAGTTCGCGGACGGGCAGGACCATGAAGGCCGCCGCGCCGATGACGCAAAGGATGATCGCGGCCACCGCCGCGAACACCGGCCGCCGGACGGAAAGGTCGGAGAGGGTCACAGCCGCAAGCCTGGCGGCGGCGGCGGGGCTGGCCGCGAGGGACCGACCTTAACCGGCTGGCCGGGCTGGATTTTGTTGAGGCCGTCGGCGACCACGCGATCGCCGGCGTCGAGGCCCTCACGGATCTCGACCATGTTGTCCTGACGAAGGCCTGTCACCACGGGGCGCTGGTCGGTCAGCGTGCGCTCGCCCTGTTTGACAATCACGAAGGCGAAGGTGGATTCGCCGGAGATCTGCAGCGCCGACTCCGGGATGGCCAGGCTGTTGCGCTGACCGCGGACGACCTGGACGCGGATCATCATGCCCGGCTTCAGGCGACGGTCGCCGTTGGGAAATTCCGCACGGGCGGTGACGGCGCGGGTCCGCTCGTCGATCCGTGTGTCGATCGTGGCGATGCGGCCGGGGATCGGCTGGTTCGGATAGGCGTCGGCGAACGCAGTGATCGCCTGGCCTTGACGAAGATTGTTGATGAAGCCTTCGGGAATCTGGAAGTCGACGCGGATCGCCGACACATCGTCGAGGGTGACGATGGCCGCGCCAGGATTGACCAAGGCGCCGGGCGCGATGTCCGACAGTCCGACAACGCCGGCGAAGGGAGCGCGGATGATACGGTCGTTCTCGCGGGCCTGGGCCGCCTCGACGTCAGCGCGGGCCGACAGGTAGTTGGCCTGGAATTGATCGACCATGGCCTGGGACGCCCAGCCCTGCTGACCCAGCTTGCGGTAACGTTCATAGGCGCGTTCGGCCTGCACGAGGCGCGCGCGCGCCTGCACGATGGCCGCGTTCTGTTCGGTGGCGCGCAGTTCAACCAGCACGGCGCCGCGCGGCACGGACTGGCCGTCGCGGAAGCGCACCCGATCGACCAGCTGGGTCGTCGCCGCGGACAAGGTCACGGACTGTCGCCCCTTGGCTACGCCGATGACATCGAGCGTATCGGTGAACACTTTGGATTGCACAGCGGCCGCGGAAACAATCGCGCCGCCGCCCGGGCCGCGTCTTCCGCCGCCCGGACCCTCGCCGCCTGGGCCCGCGCCGCCGCCCGGCCGCCGCTGTTCAGCCTGTCCGCCGCCTTGTCCCGGCGAACCTGTTCCGCCCATAAGCCTTAAGGCGCCGACCACGATCATCAGGACCAAAACCGCCACTGCGCCGACAAGGAAGAAATGGCGTTTCAACAAGCTGGCGGGCTCCATCAGCGGCTTGGCCGGGGCGATTGCGGGTCAGTACGGGGATGGTGGGCATACACCTGCCGCCGTAACAGAACGATGGCGTCGTGTTGCGAAGTTGAAACAGGCGACCGCGATGCTCGCCGCCCGCTCAGCCGGCGGAACGCAACCGCTCAATGGTGTCTAACCATCGGGCGTAACGACCTTCGCGGTCGTGGCTATCCATCAAGGGCTTGAAGCCCTCCGTCTTCAAGTGCGCCGCCGCAGCGGCCTCTACATCGGCGTAGAGGCCGACACCCAGGCCGGCGAAAAGCGCGGCGCCAAGCGCGGTAGCCTCCTGGTAGGTCGCACGCTGGACACCAACGCCCGTCAGGTCCGCGAGACGCTGGGAGAACCAGGCGCTACGCGACATTCCGCCGTCAATCCGCAGTTCAGCGCCGCGATGGAACGCGCCAGGCGCATCAGCCCGCATCGCCTCGACAAGATCGCGGGTCTGCAACGCACAGGAATCGAAGGCCGCCTCGCAGATTTCCGGCAGCCCGGAATCGCGCGTGAGACCGACGATCGCGCCGCGGGCGCCCGGATCCCACCAAGGCGCGCCCAGGCCCGTGAAGGCCGGCGCGACGATGACCCCGTGGTTCGTGCGGGCGCGCCTGGCCAGGGCCTCCGCGCCTTGCGGGCCGCCCGGCACGCCAAGCTCCTCACCTAACCATTGAATCGCCGCGCCGGCGACGAAGATCGACCCTTCCAACGCATAGGTCACGTCGCCGCCGATACGCGCGGCGACGGTCGTCAGCAGACGTGAACGGGACAGAGCAGCGTCCTTGCCGGTGTTGACCAACAAGAAGCAGCCGGTGCCGTAGGTGGCCTTCATCTCGCCAGGACGGATGCACCCCTGGGCCATGAGCGCCGATTGCTGATCGCCGGCCACGCCGCGAATCGGAATGGACCGGCCCAACCACTCTGTGTCCGTCTCGCCGAAATCGGCGGCGCAGTCGCGCACCTCCGGCAAGAGAGCGGCCGGCACGTTGAACAGCTTCAGCATCGCCGGCGACCAAACCTGGGCGGTGATGTCGAACAGGAGCGTGCGCGAGGCGTTCGTCGCGTCGGTGGCGTGGACGCGGCCGCCGGTCAAACGCCAGATCAACCAGGTGTCGATGGTGCCGGCCAGCAACTCGCCGGCCTCGGCGCGTGCGCGCGCGCCGTCAATGTGGTCCAGAAGCCAGGCGATCTTGGTGGCGGAAAAGTAGGGATCCAGAAGCAGGCCGGTGGTCGCCGCCACCTCCGCCTCAGCTCCCTCCGCCGCCAGGCGCTCGCAGACGGCGGCGGTGCGCCGGTCCTGCCAGACGATGGCGGGATGAATCGGCCGACCGCTCTGGCGTTCCCACACCACCACGGTCTCTCGCTGATTGGTCACGCCGATGGCCGCCACATCGGCGATTTCACGGCCGGACCCGCCGATGCATTCGCGCATCGATGTCACGGCGGCGTCGAAAATCTCGTCGGCGTCGTGCTCGACCCAGCCGTCGGCAGGGTAGCTCTGGCGGAGGGGCTGGCCGGCGTTGGCGACCGGCTGGCCGGTCAAGTCGAACAGGATGGCGCGTGTGCTCGTCGTGCCCTGGTCCAGCGCCAGGATCAGCGGCTCGCCCATGCATATCCTCCCTGTCGTTGAACCTTCGGTACAGCAGTCGACTCGTTTGACAAGGCCGGTCGGATCGCGGCCATTGGCCGTCGCATGTCCGAGCGTTCGACCCCCAGTTCATCACCCCCGGCCAATCTCGCCTTCGTCGCCAGCGAACGGCCGGAGGCCATGGAAGCGCGCGCCTCCTTGGCGCGACGGTACGGCGACGCCGACCCGGCAGACGCCCAGGCGATCGTCGCCCTGGGCGGCGATGGTTTCATGCTGGAGACGATCCACCGGTTCCTTGGCATGGGAGTTCCCATCTACGGCATGAACCGCGGCTCGGTCGGCTTCCTGATGAACGAGTATGTCGAGGAAGGGCTGCCCGAACGGATCGCCTGCGCTGAGCAGGCGCAGATACACCCCTTGCGCATGACGGCGGTCGACGCCAGCGGTCAGCGTCACGAGGCCTTGGCGTTCAACGAGGTCTCGTTGCTGCGCCAGACCCGGCAGACGGCCAAGCTGCGTATCACCGTCGACGGCCGGGTGCGGTTGTCGGAGATGCAGTGCGACGGCGCTCTGGTGGCGACCCCGGCGGGGTCCACCGCCTACAACCTGTCGGCCCATGGCCCGATCATTCCGCTGGACGCGCGCGTCCTGGCGTTGACGCCGATCAGCGCGTTTCGTCCGCGCCGTTGGCGCGGGGCGCTGCTGAATCACAAGGCCCAGGTGCGCTTTGAGGTGCTGGAGGGCGACAAGCGCCCGGTCAGCGCCGTGGCCGATAACTTCGAAGTGCGCGACGCGCTGGACGTGGTCATCGCCGAGGATCGGGAGATCGTCATGACGATGCTCTTTGACGCTACCCGCAGCCTGGAAGAACGCGTCACCGCCGAGCAGTTCCAGGCCTAGCGCGGCGTCGGTATCGGAGTCTCCGGGATCGTCGGCGGCGAACCCGGCAGGACCGGCAAGGGAAAGTCCGGCGTCCGCGCCGAATTAAGGGCGAGGACAGCGCCATCCACGGCCCTCTGGCTGCGCGACACCAGCGACCATCCCATGAAGCAAACCGCAGCGACCAGGACGAAGGCCACGACTCCGTACCAAGGGTTGGCGCGATCGGATGACTTGCGGGCGCTCTTCATGGCGGCCTCCTCTCGTCTCGGCACAGGAACGGAAGGCGGGCTGCGGCGGTTCCGGAACTGGAACGCAGGGCGAACACTTGGCTGGCTTGGCCGACGCCCCATGTTAGACATCCTGCAATGTCCGAATCCGACGCTTTCCCCTCCCCCACGCCGCGCATCAGCGACCTCGCCAGGGCCGATCCGCGGCCGGCTGACTATCTCGCGGGCCTGAACCCTGAGCAACGCGAAGCCGTAGAGGCTGTCGACGGGCCGGTTCTGGTGCTGGCGGGCGCCGGCACCGGCAAGACCCGCGTACTGACCACACGGCTGGCGCACATCCTGGCGACGGGCCGGGCGCGGCCATGGGAGCTGCTGGTCGTCACCTTCACCAACAAGGCCGCGCGCGAGATGCGCGAGCGGATCACCCACATCATCGGCGGCCAGGCCGAGGGCCTGCGCTGGCTGGGCACCTTCCACTCGGTGGCGGCCCAGATCCTGCGCCGGCACGCCGAGCTTGTGGGCCTGAAATCGAACTACACCATCCTCGACACAGACGATCAGGAGCGGCTGCTCAAGCAGGTGCTGGAGGCCGAGAACGTTGATTCCAAGCGCTGGCCGGCCAAGGCGCTCGCGGGTTTGATCGACCAATGGAAGAATCGCGGCTGGACTCCGGAGAAGGTGACGCCGGGCGAAAGCGCGCTCTTCGCCAACGGCCGGGGCCAGGCGCTGTACCGGCTCTATCAGGAGCGCTTGCGGCTGTTGAACGCCTGCGATTTCGGCGACCTGCTGCTGCACAACATCGAGATATTCACCGGCCATCCGGACGTGCTGGCGGAGTTCCACGACCGCTTCCGCTACATCCTGGTGGACGAATACCAGGACACCAACGTCGCCCAGTATCTGTGGCTGCGGCTGCTGGCCCAGGCCCGCCGCAATGTCTGCTGCGTCGGCGACGACGACCAGTCGATCTACGGCTGGCGCGGCGCCGAGGTGGACAACATCCTGCGGTTCGAACGGGATTTCCCTGGGGCCAAGGTCGTCCGGCTGGAGCGCAACTACCGCTCGACAAGCCACATCCTGGGCGCCGCGGCGGGGTTGATCGCCACCAACAAATCTCGGCTGGGCAAGACGCTCTGGACCGAGGCGGAGGGCGGCGAGAAGGTCGTCGTCCGCGGGGTCTGGGACGGCGAGGCCGAGAGCCGGCTGATCGCAGAGGAGATCGAGCGCGCGAAGAGAGGCGGAACCGACAAGGACCCGCGGGCCTATGCCGACGTCGCGATCCTGGTGCGAGCCTCGCACCAGATGCGGGCCTTCGAAGAGCGTTTCATCCTACTGCAAATTCCCTACGTCGTGATTGGCGGGCCTCGGTTCTTCGAGCGGGCGGAGATCCGCGACGCCATCGCCTACCTCAGGCTGATCAGCTCGGAGGACGACGACCTGGCTTTCGAGCGGATCGTCAACACGCCCAAGCGCGGCCTGGGCGACACCACGGTCCAGCGGCTGCTGCAGATGGCGCGGATGCAGGGGATCACC
This is a stretch of genomic DNA from Phenylobacterium immobile (ATCC 35973). It encodes these proteins:
- a CDS encoding NAD kinase, which gives rise to MSERSTPSSSPPANLAFVASERPEAMEARASLARRYGDADPADAQAIVALGGDGFMLETIHRFLGMGVPIYGMNRGSVGFLMNEYVEEGLPERIACAEQAQIHPLRMTAVDASGQRHEALAFNEVSLLRQTRQTAKLRITVDGRVRLSEMQCDGALVATPAGSTAYNLSAHGPIIPLDARVLALTPISAFRPRRWRGALLNHKAQVRFEVLEGDKRPVSAVADNFEVRDALDVVIAEDREIVMTMLFDATRSLEERVTAEQFQA
- a CDS encoding c-type cytochrome, with the protein product MRATALIVGLSLLTACGPKPPGEAAAPPPPEATPAEKQALLAALPAPYNTGDLKNGEMRFALCRSCHTIAPGGANMTGPNLYGVFGRKAGTHPDFNYSQVVKAAGFTWDAEHLDKWLADPRGFMPGTKMSFAGLRDEKDRVDLIAYLKVETGYAP
- a CDS encoding UvrD-helicase domain-containing protein; translated protein: MSESDAFPSPTPRISDLARADPRPADYLAGLNPEQREAVEAVDGPVLVLAGAGTGKTRVLTTRLAHILATGRARPWELLVVTFTNKAAREMRERITHIIGGQAEGLRWLGTFHSVAAQILRRHAELVGLKSNYTILDTDDQERLLKQVLEAENVDSKRWPAKALAGLIDQWKNRGWTPEKVTPGESALFANGRGQALYRLYQERLRLLNACDFGDLLLHNIEIFTGHPDVLAEFHDRFRYILVDEYQDTNVAQYLWLRLLAQARRNVCCVGDDDQSIYGWRGAEVDNILRFERDFPGAKVVRLERNYRSTSHILGAAAGLIATNKSRLGKTLWTEAEGGEKVVVRGVWDGEAESRLIAEEIERAKRGGTDKDPRAYADVAILVRASHQMRAFEERFILLQIPYVVIGGPRFFERAEIRDAIAYLRLISSEDDDLAFERIVNTPKRGLGDTTVQRLLQMARMQGITGMTAARRIILTDELPSRTRTSLANFVRDIDRWRGQAADVAHPRLMETVLEESGYVEALKLDKSPQAQGRLENLKELVQSMAGYETLAAYLEHIALVMDLEQAAGGDRVQIMTLHQAKGLEFPLVFLPGWEEGVFPSQRSVDEKGEKGLEEERRLAYVGITRAREEARISFAANRQVYGRWTSQLPSRFVDELPIAHVEAASETGYYGGGPGMQQHGSRWDEEPGFGSGYSSPGWRRAQANGYRGSHPGRQAVIEGEGRLVAVSEKSAASDFARGDRVFHVKFGYGRVAGVEGNKLTVDFEKAGEKKVIDSFVEKA
- a CDS encoding efflux RND transporter permease subunit; the encoded protein is MTLSDLSVRRPVFAAVAAIILCVIGAAAFMVLPVRELPNIDPPSVSVSTTYRGASAEVVEERITEVIERQVSGIQGIDRVNSSSRDGTSRINVAFTLDRNLDEAANDVRDAVSRVTSRLPIEADPPQIAKADADAQPIMILQLSSTTLNRLQLTDYANRYLVERLSTVPGVAQVNVAGALNYAMRVWLDPEAMAARGVTVQDVQTALTTQNLELPAGSLEAKDKDFTVRVARGYSRPDQFALMPIALPNRVNTQVSAALGTAGAGAAAGALPQVQSSTNNADYIVRLGDIARIEEGADEPRRLFRANGMNQVGLAIQRQSQANDLQIATDVNNTVAEIIPTLPKGMKLVAGVDNTEFTREALHEVWITMGISLGLVALVNILFLGSWRAALIPTIVAPICILSTFIVLATLGFSLNLLTLLALVLAIGLVVDDAIVVVENIQRRIDDGEPPLLGAERGARQVFFAVVATTAVLMAVFAPLMFMPGYIGRLFVELAVAVAGAVFFSALMALSLSPMLASKLLRPATGGGWLARNVDRAVDAVRRSYERSLQDMLGHRATAVITSLLVVALMGCAGLIYMKLPKELVPLEDRGRVDFNFQAPEGSGFDYTTRAVLEVERRAKALYDKGEISRYFFSQPSFGQNQFNTGGGNVELPHDSKVKSQELAAQLNRDFADITSARVIASVRPSIQRGGGPGGGANLDLIVLGNEYPQIEAKIKPLLAAAEDNPGMARARLAYEPTSPRVLVSMDRDKAAALGVSANAVGQALQTLFGSAQVTTYIKNGQEYDVILQTDRAERQSEGDLKRVYVRSASGIAVPLSSLVTTQVTGDTANRPRVDRMRSITLSVQLNPGYSVGEAVDFFKAEIAKQPTSVSFKWGGLARDFLEGSGSVGVAFGVALLLVFLVLAAQFESWIHPAVIMLTVPVAALGGLFGLLLAGSTMNTYSQIGLIILVGVAAKNGILIVEFANQLRDEGRSIREAVIESATLRLRPIVMTSISAAAGAIPLILWGGAGGESRKTIGVTIFFGAIFATLVTLFIVPVFYNLLARFTKSPEANARQLEAYERDERYIEGHPAE
- a CDS encoding DUF1272 domain-containing protein gives rise to the protein MALELRPNCECCDVDLPPAATNARICTYECTFCATCVEEVLFNVCPNCGGGFTPRPIRPAGPWRPGLSVSERPPSTKRVGLSYERDAIAEFSARLREIPPEDR
- the glpK gene encoding glycerol kinase GlpK; this translates as MGEPLILALDQGTTSTRAILFDLTGQPVANAGQPLRQSYPADGWVEHDADEIFDAAVTSMRECIGGSGREIADVAAIGVTNQRETVVVWERQSGRPIHPAIVWQDRRTAAVCERLAAEGAEAEVAATTGLLLDPYFSATKIAWLLDHIDGARARAEAGELLAGTIDTWLIWRLTGGRVHATDATNASRTLLFDITAQVWSPAMLKLFNVPAALLPEVRDCAADFGETDTEWLGRSIPIRGVAGDQQSALMAQGCIRPGEMKATYGTGCFLLVNTGKDAALSRSRLLTTVAARIGGDVTYALEGSIFVAGAAIQWLGEELGVPGGPQGAEALARRARTNHGVIVAPAFTGLGAPWWDPGARGAIVGLTRDSGLPEICEAAFDSCALQTRDLVEAMRADAPGAFHRGAELRIDGGMSRSAWFSQRLADLTGVGVQRATYQEATALGAALFAGLGVGLYADVEAAAAAHLKTEGFKPLMDSHDREGRYARWLDTIERLRSAG
- a CDS encoding efflux RND transporter periplasmic adaptor subunit, producing MLKRHFFLVGAVAVLVLMIVVGALRLMGGTGSPGQGGGQAEQRRPGGGAGPGGEGPGGGRRGPGGGAIVSAAAVQSKVFTDTLDVIGVAKGRQSVTLSAATTQLVDRVRFRDGQSVPRGAVLVELRATEQNAAIVQARARLVQAERAYERYRKLGQQGWASQAMVDQFQANYLSARADVEAAQARENDRIIRAPFAGVVGLSDIAPGALVNPGAAIVTLDDVSAIRVDFQIPEGFINNLRQGQAITAFADAYPNQPIPGRIATIDTRIDERTRAVTARAEFPNGDRRLKPGMMIRVQVVRGQRNSLAIPESALQISGESTFAFVIVKQGERTLTDQRPVVTGLRQDNMVEIREGLDAGDRVVADGLNKIQPGQPVKVGPSRPAPPPPPGLRL